A genomic window from Nocardioides sp. BP30 includes:
- a CDS encoding PaaI family thioesterase, whose amino-acid sequence MSGEVADWPDRPWARRWPGGGPEYGAAYGRMIDQMRGFLDHLAAAQPDEETLAQLGAELAYWSDRLKPLEVPEGERVFGRRVELPGRGQTMVPQFMVTGEDDQEVAGTVSFGDYFLGGNMAVHGGAIPLLFDEVLGRLAQSGGRAPCRTAYLKTDFRSITPIGPVLRVRAWFEREEGRKRFLRATLHHGEVLCAEADALFVELKPGQP is encoded by the coding sequence TTGAGCGGCGAGGTCGCCGACTGGCCGGACCGCCCCTGGGCCCGACGCTGGCCCGGGGGCGGTCCGGAGTACGGCGCGGCGTACGGCCGCATGATCGACCAGATGCGGGGGTTCCTCGACCACCTGGCGGCTGCCCAGCCCGACGAGGAGACCCTCGCGCAACTGGGTGCGGAGCTCGCCTACTGGTCCGACCGGCTCAAGCCGCTGGAGGTGCCCGAGGGCGAGCGCGTGTTCGGCCGGCGCGTCGAGCTGCCGGGGCGCGGCCAGACGATGGTGCCCCAGTTCATGGTGACCGGCGAGGACGATCAGGAGGTCGCCGGCACGGTCTCCTTCGGCGACTACTTCCTGGGCGGCAACATGGCTGTCCACGGGGGCGCCATCCCGCTGCTCTTCGACGAGGTGCTCGGCCGGCTCGCCCAGTCCGGCGGCCGGGCGCCCTGTCGCACCGCGTACCTCAAGACCGACTTCCGGTCGATCACCCCGATCGGGCCGGTCCTACGGGTCCGGGCCTGGTTCGAGCGCGAGGAGGGCCGCAAGCGGTTCCTGCGCGCCACGCTGCACCACGGCGAGGTGCTGTGCGCCGAGGCGGACGCGCTGTTCGTCGAACTCAAGCCAGGGCAACCATAG
- a CDS encoding LLM class F420-dependent oxidoreductase, producing the protein MKIGMPLNYAGGFAETVEELREFEDVGLDVVLLPEAYSFDSVSQIGFIAARTERVQIATSILNIYSRTPTLLAMTAAGIDYISGGRFVLGIGASGPQVVEGFHGIKYDAPLGRTREVVEICRSVWRREPVEHDGRYYHLPLTPEYGGGGLGKPLKLINHPVRSRIPIVLAALGPKNVQQAAELCEGWEPIFYLPERAESAFGEALAAGRAKRSADLPPLEICADTKVLITEDADELAAGVQAVRQHLALYIGGMGARGKNFYTELAGRYGYGEAAETIQDLFLSGRKAEAAAAVPDGLVHGVTLLGSPGHVAERAAAFVAAGVTTLNATPIATTHERRVKDIARLKEYVA; encoded by the coding sequence ATGAAGATTGGCATGCCGCTGAACTACGCCGGTGGGTTCGCCGAAACCGTCGAGGAGTTGCGCGAGTTCGAGGACGTGGGCCTCGACGTGGTCCTGCTGCCCGAGGCGTACTCGTTCGACTCCGTCAGCCAGATCGGCTTCATCGCCGCCCGTACCGAGCGGGTCCAGATCGCGACCAGCATCCTCAACATCTACTCCCGGACGCCCACGCTGCTGGCCATGACGGCGGCCGGGATCGACTACATCTCCGGCGGGCGCTTCGTCCTGGGGATCGGGGCCTCCGGGCCGCAGGTGGTGGAGGGCTTCCACGGCATCAAGTACGACGCCCCGCTGGGTCGTACCCGAGAGGTCGTCGAGATCTGCCGCTCGGTGTGGCGCCGGGAGCCGGTCGAGCACGACGGCCGGTACTACCACCTGCCCCTGACCCCGGAGTACGGCGGGGGCGGTCTGGGGAAGCCGCTCAAGCTGATCAACCATCCGGTTCGCTCGCGCATCCCCATCGTGCTCGCGGCCCTCGGCCCCAAGAACGTGCAGCAGGCAGCCGAGCTCTGCGAGGGCTGGGAGCCGATCTTCTATCTGCCCGAGCGCGCTGAGTCGGCATTCGGCGAGGCGTTGGCGGCCGGGCGCGCGAAGCGGTCCGCCGATCTCCCGCCGCTGGAGATCTGCGCCGACACCAAGGTGCTGATCACCGAGGACGCCGACGAGCTCGCCGCCGGCGTCCAGGCCGTGCGGCAGCACCTCGCGCTCTACATCGGGGGGATGGGCGCCAGGGGCAAGAACTTCTACACCGAGCTCGCCGGCCGCTACGGCTACGGCGAGGCCGCCGAGACCATCCAGGACCTGTTCCTGTCGGGTCGCAAGGCCGAGGCCGCGGCGGCGGTGCCGGACGGACTCGTGCACGGCGTGACGCTCCTCGGCTCGCCGGGGCACGTCGCCGAGCGCGCGGCGGCCTTCGTCGCCGCGGGTGTCACCACCCTCAACGCCACACCCATCGCCACCACCCACGAGCGTCGGGTCAAGGACATCGCCCGGCTGAAGGAGTACGTCGCATGA
- the npdG gene encoding NADPH-dependent F420 reductase, whose protein sequence is MNMTIHDDPVAVTVPASLAGKRVAVLGGTGPQGRGLARRFALAGLEVVIGSRDGERAVAMAEELTAEIGGPVGGGENAAVAAGADIVLLVVPWDGHARLVKELAHVLAGKVVVDCVNPLSFGKHGCSPILVEEGSAVEQAQMLLPDSVVVGAFNTISAVLLNDPEQGRIDTDVLVVGDVREATDLVQDLAATIPGVRGIFAGRQFNAHQVEAFTANLISMNRRYKAHAGIRVTDI, encoded by the coding sequence ATGAACATGACCATCCACGACGACCCGGTAGCGGTCACCGTCCCGGCATCCCTCGCGGGCAAGCGCGTGGCGGTGCTCGGCGGCACGGGCCCGCAGGGACGGGGGCTGGCTCGGCGCTTCGCGCTCGCGGGCCTGGAGGTGGTGATCGGGAGCAGGGACGGCGAGCGCGCGGTGGCGATGGCCGAGGAGCTCACCGCCGAGATCGGCGGGCCGGTCGGCGGTGGCGAGAACGCAGCCGTCGCTGCGGGTGCCGACATCGTCCTCCTGGTGGTGCCGTGGGACGGTCATGCGCGACTGGTCAAGGAGCTCGCGCACGTCCTGGCGGGGAAGGTGGTCGTCGACTGCGTCAACCCGCTGTCGTTCGGCAAGCACGGGTGCTCGCCGATCCTCGTGGAGGAGGGTTCGGCGGTCGAGCAGGCTCAGATGCTCCTTCCCGACTCCGTCGTGGTCGGCGCGTTCAACACCATCAGCGCCGTTCTGCTCAACGACCCGGAGCAGGGTCGGATCGACACCGACGTGCTGGTGGTGGGGGACGTGCGTGAGGCGACCGACCTCGTCCAGGACCTCGCCGCGACGATCCCGGGTGTCCGCGGCATCTTCGCGGGCCGGCAGTTCAACGCCCACCAGGTCGAGGCGTTCACCGCCAACCTGATCAGCATGAACCGTCGCTACAAGGCGCACGCCGGCATTCGGGTCACGGACATCTGA
- a CDS encoding acyl-CoA dehydrogenase family protein: MTTMYPQFPAPSAKAERLYAEMIDFMQGEVLPAEATYEAYREAVGPEDHTLPPVVEELKEKARARGLWNLFLPAVSGLTQLEYAAIAELSGWSPDLAPEAINCQAPDTGNMELLHLVGTEEQKQRWLQPLLEGRIRSAFAMTEPAVASSDATNIETRIERDGDTYVINGRKWWITGAADPRCEVLIVMGKTDPTAPTHRQQSMVIVPTATPGVVIERSYPVFGRQDQHGHCAISFTDVRVPIANILGEEGGGFAAAQMRLGPGRIHHVMRALGAGERALSLMVERVQQRVAFGKPLAEQGAIQERIAESRIELEQARALCHRAAYAVDSAGNKAARQLISAAKVAVPRAVLNVIDRAIQVHGGAGISDATPLAALYGWHRAMRIFDGPDEVHLATLARHELGKEPLFKV; the protein is encoded by the coding sequence ATGACGACGATGTATCCGCAGTTCCCGGCGCCGTCGGCGAAGGCGGAGCGCCTGTACGCCGAGATGATCGACTTCATGCAGGGCGAGGTCCTGCCCGCCGAGGCGACGTACGAGGCCTATCGCGAGGCGGTCGGCCCCGAGGACCACACCCTGCCGCCGGTGGTCGAGGAGCTGAAGGAGAAGGCGCGGGCCCGAGGCCTGTGGAACCTGTTCCTGCCTGCGGTCTCGGGCCTGACGCAGCTGGAGTACGCCGCGATCGCGGAGCTGTCGGGTTGGTCGCCCGACCTCGCTCCGGAGGCGATCAACTGCCAGGCCCCCGACACCGGCAACATGGAGCTCCTCCACCTCGTCGGGACGGAGGAGCAGAAGCAGCGGTGGCTGCAGCCGCTGCTCGAGGGCCGGATCCGATCCGCGTTCGCGATGACCGAGCCCGCGGTCGCCTCCTCCGACGCCACCAACATCGAGACCCGGATCGAGCGCGACGGCGACACCTACGTGATCAACGGACGCAAGTGGTGGATCACCGGCGCGGCGGATCCGCGGTGCGAGGTGCTGATCGTGATGGGCAAGACCGACCCGACGGCCCCCACCCACCGCCAGCAGTCGATGGTCATCGTCCCGACCGCCACGCCCGGCGTCGTGATCGAGAGGTCCTATCCCGTCTTCGGGCGCCAGGACCAGCACGGACACTGCGCCATCTCCTTCACCGACGTGCGCGTGCCGATCGCGAACATCCTCGGCGAGGAGGGCGGCGGCTTCGCCGCCGCGCAGATGAGACTCGGCCCCGGACGCATCCATCACGTCATGCGCGCTCTCGGCGCGGGTGAGCGGGCGCTGTCCCTGATGGTCGAGCGCGTGCAGCAGCGGGTGGCGTTCGGCAAGCCGCTCGCCGAGCAGGGCGCCATCCAGGAGCGGATCGCCGAGAGCCGCATCGAGCTCGAGCAGGCGAGGGCGCTGTGTCATCGTGCGGCGTACGCGGTCGACTCCGCGGGCAACAAGGCTGCCCGCCAGCTCATCTCCGCGGCCAAGGTCGCGGTGCCTCGAGCCGTCCTCAACGTCATCGACCGGGCGATCCAGGTCCACGGCGGGGCGGGCATCTCGGACGCGACCCCGCTCGCAGCCCTCTACGGCTGGCACCGCGCGATGCGGATCTTCGACGGTCCCGACGAGGTGCACCTCGCGACACTGGCACGCCACGAGCTCGGTAAGGAGCCGTTGTTCAAGGTCTGA
- a CDS encoding class I adenylate-forming enzyme family protein — protein MTCSELSAPGHTLPAALTAAALRFADGTVHVHSPGRGITATVGELYDEARRVAGRLQAGGIGPGDVVAVQLPNCREAIVAYEAVLLTGATLLPIVHIYGPREVEFVLAESGARAIVMVDRWGSTDYAARVPSLRRQVETVETVVMIGGAVPDTVAWSDAMGDPVSGAVLEPVEPDEGAVAVLSYTSGTTSAPKGVQHSHAGLLAEIRSQPAILGQGEDAVALISFPFGHVAGLVSILRPLLLGTPTVVMDGWKPDVAIDLIASQAVTMTSGTPLHLATLLDALEAGAPLGSLDEYLVGAATVPSELVARADRLGIRAFRCYGSTEQPTISSGTARDPLEKRQFTDGLPTPGTQVRIVDERMRDVPRGVDGEVLTRGPELFLGYRDPSLDAETFLEDQDGRWLRTGDIGHLDSEGYLTITDRAKDVIIRAGETISSREVEDVLLGCPGVIDAAAVAVPDPYYGEKVGAIVVAAPGHAPTLETIQAHFAQAGLARQKTPEYVEVRDALPRTPIGKVRKAELRAEVRAALLRP, from the coding sequence ATGACCTGCTCAGAACTCTCCGCACCCGGCCACACCCTCCCCGCGGCGCTGACCGCTGCCGCGCTCCGCTTCGCCGACGGCACCGTCCACGTGCACTCCCCCGGCCGAGGTATCACCGCGACCGTCGGCGAGCTGTACGACGAGGCCCGCAGGGTCGCGGGTCGGCTCCAGGCCGGCGGCATCGGCCCCGGTGACGTCGTAGCCGTCCAGCTGCCCAACTGCCGGGAGGCGATCGTCGCCTACGAGGCGGTCCTGTTGACCGGTGCGACGCTCCTCCCGATCGTGCACATCTACGGCCCGCGCGAGGTGGAGTTCGTCCTGGCCGAGAGCGGTGCTCGGGCCATCGTGATGGTCGACCGGTGGGGCAGCACCGACTACGCCGCGCGGGTGCCGTCGCTGCGTCGCCAGGTCGAGACGGTCGAGACGGTCGTGATGATCGGCGGCGCCGTCCCCGACACGGTCGCGTGGTCCGATGCCATGGGCGATCCCGTCAGCGGCGCCGTCCTGGAGCCCGTCGAGCCGGACGAGGGCGCGGTCGCCGTCCTCAGCTACACCTCGGGCACGACGTCAGCGCCCAAGGGCGTCCAGCACAGCCATGCGGGCCTGCTCGCGGAGATCCGGAGTCAGCCGGCGATCCTGGGGCAGGGCGAGGATGCCGTCGCCCTGATCTCGTTCCCCTTCGGCCACGTCGCGGGCCTGGTCTCGATCCTGCGCCCCCTCCTGCTCGGCACCCCGACGGTCGTGATGGACGGCTGGAAGCCGGACGTGGCGATCGACCTCATCGCCTCGCAAGCTGTCACGATGACCTCGGGCACGCCCCTCCACCTCGCGACGCTGCTCGACGCCCTGGAGGCCGGCGCGCCGCTCGGCAGTCTCGACGAGTACCTGGTGGGGGCGGCGACGGTTCCCTCCGAGCTGGTCGCCCGCGCCGACCGGCTCGGGATCCGGGCCTTCCGCTGCTACGGCTCGACCGAGCAGCCGACCATCTCCTCCGGCACGGCGCGCGACCCGCTCGAGAAGCGCCAGTTCACCGACGGTCTGCCGACGCCGGGCACCCAGGTCCGGATCGTCGACGAGCGGATGCGCGACGTGCCGCGGGGCGTCGACGGCGAGGTTCTCACCCGCGGCCCCGAGCTCTTCCTCGGTTACCGGGATCCGAGCCTGGACGCGGAGACGTTCCTCGAGGACCAGGACGGCCGCTGGCTGCGGACCGGCGACATCGGCCACCTCGACAGCGAGGGCTATCTCACGATCACCGATCGGGCCAAGGACGTGATCATCCGCGCCGGCGAGACGATCTCGTCCCGCGAGGTGGAGGACGTGCTGCTCGGCTGTCCCGGCGTGATCGACGCCGCGGCCGTCGCCGTACCCGATCCGTACTACGGCGAGAAGGTGGGCGCCATCGTCGTCGCCGCACCCGGCCATGCTCCGACGCTCGAGACGATCCAGGCCCATTTCGCCCAGGCCGGCCTCGCCCGTCAGAAGACCCCCGAGTACGTCGAGGTCCGCGACGCCCTCCCCCGCACACCGATCGGCAAGGTCCGCAAGGCGGAGCTCCGCGCGGAGGTCCGCGCGGCTCTCCTCAGACCTTGA
- a CDS encoding phosphotransferase family protein, translating into MAPDQSVVDLAAVRRWMDARGLGEGPLEQIAAMTGGTQNIMLRFRRADRPYVLRRGPEHLRKHSNASIMRECRVLAGLGGTPVPHPSFIAACEDPSVLAGAVFYLMEPVEGFNAGVELPSPHADEPSLRHRMGLEMARSLAALAEVDHEAVGLAGFGKPDGFLERQVGRWLGELATYDDLEGYPGPEIGDVQGLARWLDERRPARFAPGILHGDYHASNVMFARTGPEVAAIVDWEMSTIGDPLLDLGWLLATWDLPGGSADFGGRLMEAGGVATQSELVEAYAAAGGARRDLDRMDWYVVLACLKLGIILEGTHARACAGLAPVEVGDRLHDAAVRLLERAQSVIDG; encoded by the coding sequence GTGGCACCGGACCAGTCGGTCGTCGACCTTGCGGCGGTGCGCCGCTGGATGGACGCGCGCGGCCTCGGGGAGGGCCCGCTCGAGCAGATCGCGGCGATGACCGGCGGCACGCAGAACATCATGCTGCGCTTCCGCCGGGCGGACCGTCCCTACGTCCTCCGGCGCGGACCGGAGCACCTGCGCAAGCACAGCAACGCCTCGATCATGCGCGAGTGCCGCGTCCTGGCGGGGCTGGGCGGTACGCCGGTCCCGCACCCGTCCTTCATCGCGGCGTGCGAGGACCCCTCGGTCCTCGCCGGCGCCGTGTTCTATCTGATGGAGCCGGTCGAGGGCTTCAACGCCGGCGTCGAGCTGCCCTCACCGCACGCGGACGAGCCGAGCCTGCGGCACCGGATGGGCCTGGAGATGGCACGCTCGCTGGCCGCACTCGCCGAGGTCGACCACGAGGCGGTCGGCCTGGCCGGCTTCGGCAAGCCCGACGGCTTCCTCGAGCGTCAGGTCGGTCGGTGGCTCGGCGAGCTGGCGACGTACGACGACCTCGAGGGATATCCCGGGCCGGAGATCGGCGACGTCCAGGGGCTGGCGCGCTGGCTCGACGAACGTCGTCCCGCGCGCTTCGCTCCCGGCATCCTGCACGGCGACTACCACGCGTCCAACGTCATGTTCGCCCGCACGGGCCCCGAGGTCGCCGCCATCGTCGACTGGGAGATGTCCACGATCGGCGATCCGCTCCTCGACCTGGGCTGGCTGCTCGCGACCTGGGACCTGCCCGGCGGGAGCGCCGACTTCGGCGGCAGGCTCATGGAGGCCGGCGGCGTCGCGACGCAGTCGGAGCTGGTCGAGGCGTACGCCGCGGCCGGCGGAGCGCGCCGCGATCTCGACCGGATGGACTGGTACGTCGTCCTGGCCTGTCTCAAGCTGGGGATCATCCTCGAGGGCACTCATGCGCGCGCCTGCGCGGGGCTGGCGCCCGTCGAGGTCGGAGATCGACTCCACGACGCGGCCGTCCGTCTCCTCGAGCGCGCCCAGTCCGTCATCGACGGCTGA